Genomic segment of Dromiciops gliroides isolate mDroGli1 chromosome 3, mDroGli1.pri, whole genome shotgun sequence:
ctagatttgtTCTTGATCTGCCTATATCTGGTGGATTTTTAATGCTCAAGGCAGTTGGAATTAAGTgccttgtctagggtcatacagctactaagtgttaagtgtctgcgttcagttttgaattcaggtcctcctgactctggggctggtgctctatccaaatgggcagctaggtggcgcagtggatagagcactggccctgaagttgggaggacttgagttcaaatttgacctcagacacttactagctgtgtgaccctgggcaagccactgaagccagatggctctggggggaAGAATAAGACTGGTTTCTTTCcaaagccctgcctcacttaaattcaattccctgcaagtcatgatatcacccccgatgtcatgatcctctttgagaatgaaggacaagtggggcagctaggtggcgcagtagataaagcatcagtcttggattcaggaggacctgagtttaaatatggcctcagacacttgacacttactagctgtgtgaccctgggcaagtcacttaaccctcattgccccccgccaaaaaaaagagaatgaaggacaagcaacaaccacaacaatgCTCAAGGCAGTGGTTTGTATATTAATTTCAACTTTTCTGTTGTTTTGTGGGCTAATTTTTGAGACTTAAAAGAATTCTCCATACTGTGTATTATATGACTTGAATCGTTCTTTCTCCTCACCTTGTCATTGGATTGTTAAGAATAATagctggtggggcagctagatggcgcagtggatagagcaccggccctggattcaggaatacctgagttcaaatcaggcctcagacacttaacacttactagctgtgtgaccctgggcaagtcacttaaccccaactgcccctcaaaaaaaaacaaaaacaaaaacaaaaaagaataatagctgGCATGTGtacttcaaatattattttatcttcaccaCAACTAAGTACTgtcaatatttccattttacaggtaaggaaactgaggttaaatgatttgcctaggctCACAGTACTTATAactgtctgatgctggatttgaattcaggtctccctgattccaggtctggggCTTTATGTGTAGTGCCCCCTAGCTGTCTAGGTtgatggttccttttttttttttttttttttggcaggggcaatgagggttaagtgacttgcccaggttcgtacagctagtaagtgtcaagtgtctgaagccggatttgaactcaggtcctcctgaatccagagctggtgctttatccactgcaccatgtagctgccccctaggttgATGGTTCCTGAAATATATCCTTTAGCACCTAGCTTCCTAAACTGTGAGATGGGGTCACATAATTAAATGtcagggtcatgaaaaatttggcaacagttaaaagttatgtatacctattttatataccgaTATACCTGGAATTGCATAAAAATCTCTCAGGTGAAAGGGGttaggagtggaaaaagtttaagaagtcttgcTTTAGGACATATATCTTGTGTCTGCAACAATGCAAACTGCAGTTCTTTAAGCTGGACATTGCTTCCAAATGCATTTTTGATGCATTGTGCAGTAGGTCCTGAAATATAGAGTCATGTCTAGGGATAGGAATTGGGACTGGGATTTTACTGGTCTAGGGAACTTGCAGTTGAGGAAAtgtcctccaccaatgcagattggcaccttctcttcagtttatagtcttggagagttgctgaGAGAATTGAGAGGTGGCTGCTGGCAAGACTACTGACAAGCTGGATCATGGCTTCGGGGGCCTGGGGAACATGGCCAGCAAGAATCtgctgaaggaattggggatgcTTAGCCTACAGAAGGTAAGACTTTGGGCTGATGGGCTGGTGAGGGGCAGGCGATTTCAAATATTGGAAGGGCTGTTGGGCAGAAGAGGGCTAGAGGGTCCTATTGGTCCCCAGAGGTCAGAACAAGGAGTAGTGGGGACGTGGGAGGGTgagggtgtggggggtggggaggaggacaggGTGGGTGGAGAAGCTGCAGAGACGATGGCTTCAGGTTGATTTgaaaaaactcattttaataAGAAGCACTGTCCACAGTGGAATGGATTGCCTTAGAGAGAGAAGGAGTTCTCCTTCAGAGGGTTCACTTGGAGGTGGCAGGAGTGCTTTTCCGGGGTTTTAGTAAAAGTCAAAGTTGAGCTGGACAGTCTCTGAAACCTCTTCTGAACTGGAGAGCCTCCAAATTTCTCCACTCCTAACCATGGCCACCCTCACACTGCCTTCCCACTCTGGCCAGCCACACACAGAGGTACCAGATCCCTTGCCTGAGCATGCAAGGTTCCTTAAACAAAAATGGGAAGGCCTCCCCTCAGACTGAAGGGAAGTGGGGACTTCTTTCAGATAGCTATTGATAAGGGGATGGTGAGAAGCAGGGGCAGGGCCAGGAGTGCAGGAGCATGAGAGGGGACAGTATGGGTGGAGGGGCCCTTGCTGGAGTCCTTGTTGGAATCATTGTTACAGAGATTCCCCGAACAGCAGGTCCCTTTGAGGTAGTTGTCTGACCAGTGAGTGGCAGCCCCAATAGCCGTACAAGAGGGCTCCTGGCATGTCCTCATGTAGATGGGGGTACTGAAATTctctggggaaggaggagggcagAGGTTAGTAGGGAGAACAAGGCTCCCCCCAGGACCAGGGCTCCCCCGTTGGGTCTCCCATTCCCTACTCACCAATGCCCAGGAAGCCTTGACCCTGGAAGCAAACGGTCTGGCCCCCATGACACTTGATCTTGTGGGAGTACTCGAGTTCACAGCCCTCAGCAGTGGTACTGACGCAGGCCCAGCATTCGGTTCCACTGAGCTCAGGGGTATCTGGggctggggaaggagagggaatgtTGCCAGGTAAGGGTGgaaatccctcccctccccccatcattgGTCCCTGGGTCCCCAAACTGGTGGCTTTGCCTGCATGTATCTCCAACTCTGCCTATCAAATTTCCTGGGAATGAGTACCTGCTGCAGGCACCTAGAACTACACATCTGGGCCTGTTTTCCTGTCCTTAAAATGAATTAGGTCATCTCTAAGGaacctcccagttctgacattccctgttctaaggtccctcccagccctgacattccctgttctaggctttctcccagccctgacattccctgttctaaaggcccttccagccctgacatcccctgttctaggATCCCTCCCAACCATGACATTCCTGTTCTAAGTGCCCTCCCAGCCCTAACATTCCCTGTTCCAAGGCCCTTCCCAGCCTttacattccctgttctaaggcccctcccagcccttacatcccctgttctaagggccctccaagctctgacattccctgttctaggaTCCCTTCCTTCCCTGACCCACTTTGGTCTCCCTTCTAAGGGGCCCTCCAGCTCAGTCTGTCAGTATCACTGTTCCAAGCCCCCCGCTATGGGGTCTCTGGAGGCCTCCGCATTCTGCCCGGTCCTCCTTGCTTCCACTAACCTGGGCTGAGGTTGGGAATGCTGTCATGGTTCTCGATCCGTTGGTTACATAGATCTTCCTGGCATCGTCGTACCAGGGTGTAGTCAGGGGGCAGTGAGTCTCCCCCTGAGGTCATCTCTCCGGAGCCCGAGCCGTAAGAGCACCCCTTTTTCACCAGGGTTAAGGAGTTCCTGTAACCTGCaggtgggaagagggaaggcTGCAACTTGGCCCTGGCCCCTCTACCTCACCCCAAGAGCCACCAGCAATCTTTCAGGCCCCTTCGTCTTCAGTGCCCCACCATTCTGGCCCATTGTTTTCTCAGAAAATGACTCAATTTTTATTCCACTCCAGGTCACCCCTCCCTCCCAGCACTCTTTCCCCCAACTTATGTGACCTTTAGTAAATCATTCCCTCTCTCTAGCATCTACATTCTGtgccttagcttcctcacctTGCCCTTCCCAGAGGACTGGCCTAGACAAACCTCAAGATGCCTTCCAGTTCTCACCTTCTCTGTTCTAAATTCTTAAGTGTTCTTCCCTTTCAGAATTCAATATAAAGGTATCAGTATAAAGTCTTTtacctgaattttaaaaaatcccacaAGCTCAGTGTGAAACTAGAGAGTAGCTCATCTGAAAACAATCTGGGGGTCTTGGAAATCCACAAGTCCTATGAGTGCCAAAAGCTCATGTGCCCTTCAGTAGGGGCATAGTGTCCAGGACCAGGGTGTTGGTGATGGAACCCTGTGTTCTGCCATGGTCTGACCACATCTGGAGGACTATCTCTGGTTCTGTGTGCCATGATCTAGCaagggcattctttttttttttttttttttgcggggcaatgggggttaagtgacttgcccagggttacacagccagtaagtgtcaagtgtctgaggctggatttgaactaaggtactcctgaatccagggctggtgctttatccacttcgccacctagccaccgCCTAGCAAGGGCATTCTTAAGGAGGAGCATTCCCAGGGGCAGGTGACCAGGATGGAGACTGAGAGATAAGGGGTACTTGAAGGGATTAAGGATCTTTAGCTTGGAGGAGAGGAGACTCAGGGGAGACATGATATCTATCTTCAGTTATCTGAACGCTTGTCATGTGGCTagccttgtttttttgtgggccCCATAGGACAGAATGAAGAGCTAGCTGTTGGAAAAATGGGTAGCAGAGTTCTGGTAGGGAGATCTCTGCTCATCTGAAGAATGCCTTAACAAATGATTGGGATGGGCTGTTCataaggtggcagctaggtggcgcagcagatggagcagcaggcctggagtcgggaagacctgagttcaactgtggcttcagacactgactaactatgtgaccctgggcaagtcacttcactctgtttgcctcagttttctcatctgtaaaatgagctggataaggaagtggcaaatcactgcagtatctctgccaagaaaatcccaaatggggtcatggagagtcagacgattgaaatgactgaataacaagctTCAGAAGGTTATCCCTGAGGAATTTGAGCCAAGGATAGAgaaccacttgtcagggatatgGAGGAAGAGATTCCTGCTCAGGAACAAGTCACACTGGATGctttctgaggtttctttcaACTCCGAATTGCCAAATTACAAAACCTGTGATTCTAAGTTATATGGTATGATTCTGTTATCATTCCCCTCGCCTCTTTTTCCCCATTCTCAATTCCCCATCCATTGTTCCCTGCATCTCCATCCGTACCTGTACTCATGGAAGTTACCGCTTCCAGGCAGGCCTCTTGTTGTGGGCCACAGGTCACAATGGCCATCCGGAGGCCAGAGAGATCAAAAGGACCAGTGAAGGAACGTTGAAAACTGTAACACTGGAGAGCCGAGGTGCCTGTCGGAGACAAAGGATGGgcaagggagtggggaaggggaaggagacaggCCCTGACCCTGCTGAGCCCCACAGCTGAGGCAAGAGACGTGTACTTCCATCCTGAATGAGGGATGACCTGCTATGTGACTGTCCCATCCCTGATCTTATCGCCTTGCTTGATTCTGAGAATGAACTGGCCACACCAGCTCATCCggtcttttctctccttctcttttctcaagcctttccctccctctcttcatttAGGCTGATGTtaaattcctttcttcctccaggaagccctctGGGATTTCAAACAAGAGAGGAGATGAGTCACCTTTCCTATTCTCCTGCCACATAAACATCTTGGTCACATTCATCCCTATTCTTTGGTTACATCGCATGTGTGCTTCCTTAGACGCACAACAGAGAGAAGGGATAAATGGAGAGAAGTCTAGCGTAGTGCATGTATAGATAGAGTCTCAGTATACACACaggtgtgcatatatatatatatatatatatgtatacatatataggtgtgtatgtatgcatatatgtgtatgtatacatacagaaaTAGTACAGCACAGCACAGTGGAGTcagaggccttgagttcaaatcctgcctctgacatgttGTGTTTGACCTTGGTAAAGGCCCTGTGCctaaatttccccatctgtataatAAGGGAGTTGGACCTTTTAgtgcccttccaactctaaatgtcTGAGCCTGTGAACTGGTTCAAGGAGCTTTAGAAGACTGGGGTGAGGCCCAGAGCTGGGACACAATGGTATGTACCCatactcttcccccaccccccaccccccaccatagAAAGACAGACGCACAGAATCCAAGATAACTCGGAGGAAGACGATGAAAGAGGATGAAGACGGAGGCACAGACAATGAATGAGACTGAGATTCAGACATCCCCAACATGGAGCCACAGAGGGAGCACAGAGACAAACATCAGAGAGACAGGAACAAAGATTTGGAGACATCACTGAGCCACAGAGTCTCAGAGACATTGGGGAGGTAGAAAGACCAAGAGATAGCAGAGACAGCCTCAGAGATGAGGAGATAAGGAGCCCAAGAGATGGACTCATCCCCAGGCACATGGAGCTgggtccctcccttccccttcattccatctttccctcccagCCAGCCACAAACAGGCTTGTGGGGGGGGTGAGAGGGGGCGACTAAGGACCCTGAAGGGGCACAGGGATAGGGCCCTCTCCTCCTGCTCCACTGACTTCTGGGGTGGGTCTTTCTCGATCACTATTTCTGCCAGAGAGGAAAGTCAGGagtcctccctccctgccttggACCCCTCAGAAAGTCTTGTCCCATTGTGGCTGGAGGGGAAGGATGAGGTGGAAGaggggatggagaagagaagaacagAGCTGCCTTTGCTGTCTCCTGGCCCCAATTCCCTAGCCCCTGACCTCTCTAGGACCCTAGAATGCCCATCTCTGCTCAGCCCTCCCTCTGCCTCGGTCCCAAGCTCTCCAATACCTGTCAGCATCACAAAGAGGATGAGCACAAGCCAGGGAAGCATCCTGCTGAAGGAGAAGCTGCCAGTGGGATGTCAAGTGCTGCTTCAGCTCTGGAAGCAGGTTCTTCCTGCCTCCTTTATCCTCcgcccttcctccccctccctcccctctcaggGCTGGGCATCTTCAGGGGTGCTCCAAGGGTGAGGTTTGGTACCTGGGGCTCTGAGCAAGCTGAATAACCATGAAGGGGTTCCCCAGGGGCCAAGGACTGGGGGGCAGCTCTGCCTTGATGGATGGTCCCCACCTACCCCAGGTCTAAGATGATTGATTATAAGTGCTCCCAAGTGGGGACAAGGGGGCCCTTATTGCCTAACCAGCTTCTCCTCTGCATTCCAAAACCTGTGGCCACCTCCCCCAGAGCCTCCTCCCAGTCTTAGTTTctgactctctctccctccatccctgtctctgtgtcccttctttatttctgtttccctcttctttttctcccctttccctctctgtctgcTCCTCTATCATATCTGGAGAGAGCAAAGCCCTATCTTGTCACATTCCTACACCAACCTCATGGATGAATCTGAGGTCACATGGATGACATTCTTGGGCACCCATCTCCTTGTGCCATCATCCCAGCCTCCCAGCCACCTTATACACCCTCAGTTACCCACCTGAGGTCCTGCCTCCCAGAAGAAATCTTCCATCATCGCTAGCTGTGTGCCATATCCCCAGGAGGAATGTGGTTTGGGGCTGGTTGCCCTGAAGTAAGTGGAGGTGAGGGTTTGAGGGTCCACATACCTGGGTCCTTGATTCAGGCCACAGGCTCCTGGGGAATGCAGGCACAAtggtctggggtggggggtggggtgggggggtgggggttatGTCACTCACTTCATTCTCTGCCTGATAGGCTCCTGCCTAGGATCCTTGGGAGGGGCTGTGATGGGTAAGGGAGCACTTCCTATTCAGAAGGGCTCCCGTAACTTATATGGGACCTTCCTGCTCCTGGAAGGGTTAGAGCTGAGCTAGAGTCACCATGCAGTGGGACTGTTGCTCCCAGGGGCTCCACCAGGACCATGCAGGGGGATCTCAGGTAGATCTAGAGAGGCAGCAGCAGGGCCAGACAGAGATGATGCAAATCTGCATTTCTCATATCCACATGCCCATTCCTGACCTCTCTCCAAGACCTGTCCTGTGTCTCTACCAGCCTCTGGTTGTCTCCACCTTGACATCCTGTCGGCACCTAAAATTCATCATGTTCCaaactgagctcatcattttgcTCCCTAAATCTGGCCCTCTCCC
This window contains:
- the LYPD5 gene encoding ly6/PLAUR domain-containing protein 5 — translated: MVMSMMMLMVMTAGTSALQCYSFQRSFTGPFDLSGLRMAIVTCGPQQEACLEAVTSMSTGYRNSLTLVKKGCSYGSGSGEMTSGGDSLPPDYTLVRRCQEDLCNQRIENHDSIPNLSPAPDTPELSGTECWACVSTTAEGCELEYSHKIKCHGGQTVCFQGQGFLGIENFSTPIYMRTCQEPSCTAIGAATHWSDNYLKGTCCSGNLCNNDSNKDSSKGPSTHTVPSHAPALLALPLLLTIPLSIAI